In the Corynebacterium kroppenstedtii genome, one interval contains:
- the thiS gene encoding sulfur carrier protein ThiS has product MTNTSSPTITIELNGTSHRATSGLTVRSLVKAVSQDGDNADLTALANTAKHSPTSNDAASDDDFDGYAVAINDEIVPKSTWQTVTISDGDRIELLTAVQGG; this is encoded by the coding sequence ATGACAAACACCTCCAGTCCAACGATCACCATCGAACTGAACGGCACATCGCACCGGGCGACAAGCGGTCTCACTGTCCGGTCGCTCGTGAAAGCCGTGTCACAGGACGGCGATAACGCCGACCTCACTGCTCTCGCCAACACCGCGAAGCACTCGCCCACCAGCAATGACGCCGCTAGCGATGATGATTTCGACGGTTATGCCGTCGCCATTAATGACGAGATCGTTCCGAAATCCACTTGGCAGACCGTCACCATTAGCGACGGCGATCGCATCGAACTTCTCACCGCTGTTCAAGGAGGTTAG
- a CDS encoding HesA/MoeB/ThiF family protein — translation MSSSSTGPASSSPSHDGPSSSGAELPRLIPDERLTPLPHNERVRTARHLALFDEAVQQRFAAARVCVIGAGGLGSPLLYALAAAGVGTNGRITVCDDDVVDLTNLQRQTLFGVDDVGRPKADVARERMHALNPSMTIRTEGRFGPGNAEQLCREHDLLIDGSDNFATRFVAADAAEMTETPLVWGAVLRYEGQVSVFWAPHGPGLRDLFDGPPTKPVLTCAEAGVLGATTAVIGNLMATEALKVLGGIGEPLVGRVLTYNATSASTRTLRLRRDPSREPATRIRRSAASSNQGAACEVATRNPLVEGSVEGERRSRRDQPQDQPDAPGDIAPSDLPGFLADDTHVLLDVREDHERLIERITLDGDVESGGTAPADANPRDIHVPLGVVKADAASVRIPESATAVAVYCARGARSQQAADILRKTLSIPVYSLAGGITAMKAVAK, via the coding sequence ATGTCGTCATCTAGTACGGGCCCAGCTAGCTCCAGTCCGTCCCACGATGGGCCGTCTAGCTCCGGTGCCGAGCTGCCCCGACTAATTCCCGACGAACGACTCACGCCTCTCCCGCATAATGAACGCGTCCGTACCGCACGTCATCTGGCACTCTTCGATGAAGCCGTCCAGCAGCGCTTCGCCGCCGCGCGGGTGTGCGTGATCGGCGCAGGTGGATTGGGGTCGCCGCTGCTCTACGCGCTGGCCGCGGCGGGTGTCGGCACGAATGGGCGTATCACCGTCTGCGATGATGACGTCGTTGACCTCACTAACCTTCAGCGGCAAACACTTTTCGGTGTCGACGACGTGGGACGCCCGAAAGCCGACGTTGCCCGCGAACGCATGCACGCGCTCAACCCCTCGATGACCATTCGTACAGAAGGGCGGTTCGGCCCCGGTAACGCGGAGCAGTTGTGCCGCGAGCACGATCTTCTGATCGACGGCAGCGACAACTTCGCCACCCGGTTCGTGGCGGCCGACGCGGCGGAAATGACGGAAACGCCGCTGGTCTGGGGTGCTGTTCTGCGCTACGAGGGGCAGGTCTCGGTGTTCTGGGCTCCTCACGGCCCCGGACTTCGCGATCTTTTCGACGGCCCGCCGACGAAACCGGTTCTGACCTGCGCGGAAGCAGGCGTTTTGGGTGCGACGACGGCCGTAATCGGCAACCTCATGGCCACCGAGGCGCTGAAGGTCCTGGGCGGTATCGGTGAGCCCCTCGTGGGGAGAGTTTTGACGTATAACGCCACGTCAGCGTCGACGCGCACGCTGCGGTTGCGTCGTGATCCGTCGCGTGAACCGGCGACGAGGATTCGTCGCTCGGCTGCGTCATCTAACCAAGGGGCGGCGTGTGAAGTGGCAACCCGAAATCCCTTGGTAGAAGGCTCGGTAGAAGGAGAGCGTCGGAGCCGTCGTGACCAACCCCAGGATCAGCCCGACGCCCCTGGGGACATCGCACCGTCGGATCTCCCCGGTTTTCTTGCCGACGACACCCACGTGCTCCTGGACGTCCGCGAAGACCACGAGCGTTTAATTGAGCGCATCACGCTGGATGGCGACGTCGAATCGGGTGGTACTGCGCCCGCTGATGCCAATCCACGCGATATTCATGTTCCCCTGGGTGTAGTGAAAGCCGATGCAGCGTCGGTACGTATTCCCGAATCAGCGACGGCGGTGGCCGTGTACTGCGCCCGTGGAGCCCGAAGTCAGCAAGCGGCCGACATTCTGCGGAAAACGCTGAGCATTCCGGTGTACTCACTGGCCGGAGGTATCACAGCAATGAAAGCGGTAGCGAAATAG
- a CDS encoding ATP-binding cassette domain-containing protein has protein sequence MKLSTDQLTVKYGSHIAVDHISLNVDTGFHALLGPNGAGKSSLLRAIAGLTQPSSGSVYIDGRVNDPRSGLVGYLPQDNLEKSRFTVWEHLAYMCWLRKVPQHKVPHEVDRLIELAGLVDKADSLIKHLSGGMRRRVGISSALVSSPPVILLDEPTAGLDLSQRAACKRILHHSSKSSTVIISTHIVEDVIENADTLTIMKNGVKEYSGPWEKFGAGRDINKLNTMYLDLLES, from the coding sequence TTGAAACTGTCAACTGATCAATTAACTGTGAAATACGGCTCGCATATCGCGGTTGATCACATCAGCTTAAATGTCGATACCGGATTTCATGCATTACTCGGCCCCAATGGTGCAGGGAAATCATCCCTGCTCAGGGCAATAGCCGGGCTTACTCAGCCGAGCAGTGGCAGTGTGTATATAGATGGCCGGGTTAATGATCCACGTAGTGGTTTGGTCGGCTACCTCCCTCAGGACAATCTCGAAAAATCACGCTTTACCGTGTGGGAACACCTCGCATACATGTGTTGGCTGAGGAAAGTCCCACAGCATAAGGTCCCCCATGAGGTCGATAGGCTGATAGAACTCGCAGGTCTGGTGGATAAAGCCGATTCACTCATCAAACATTTGTCTGGTGGTATGCGACGAAGGGTTGGAATATCATCCGCTCTCGTTTCATCGCCACCGGTAATCCTGCTCGACGAACCAACGGCAGGGCTCGATTTATCCCAGCGGGCAGCGTGCAAGAGAATACTTCATCATTCGTCAAAATCCTCCACGGTAATTATTTCGACACACATTGTCGAAGATGTCATTGAAAATGCAGACACCCTGACGATTATGAAAAACGGGGTAAAAGAATACTCGGGGCCATGGGAAAAATTCGGAGCAGGAAGAGACATCAACAAACTCAACACGATGTATCTAGATCTGCTGGAATCATGA
- the thiO gene encoding glycine oxidase ThiO, with product MSRHITIIGAGLVGLATAFELTELDPECSVSILDPAPLSGASHHAAGMLAPAAEMQYQQDALVPLMRQSALWYPSLVRRVALAAHSDPDDPHMTGFRRDGTYVVAADSADRVHLAETRDFQESFGMKATQVTVRQLRKSEPSLSPNLSGAVHIPGDHQIDPRVFGDLIIGALKNRGVEIVKRSATPFDVNPDDVTIVVNGLGASEFFPYLQLRPVWGDVLRLRVPAELDPLVTSVIRGFVRDRPVYVVPRIDGGLVLGATSREDGRGQPLVGGALDLMRDADTICPGIRECTIEEITAGARPGTPDDLPYIGIDDGTGAVVSTGYFRHGILLTALGARVGAALAIAGRETAASESGAVVGQALVAAADSMTDEHGSLEKRLADADELLTRADDDDTPELTLSDILAATDIHRDV from the coding sequence ATGTCCCGGCACATCACTATTATCGGCGCTGGTCTTGTGGGGCTGGCCACCGCGTTTGAACTGACTGAACTCGATCCGGAGTGCTCGGTATCGATTCTCGATCCTGCTCCGCTGTCGGGGGCGAGCCACCACGCCGCGGGCATGTTAGCCCCGGCCGCAGAGATGCAGTATCAGCAGGATGCGTTGGTCCCCCTCATGCGTCAATCCGCGCTGTGGTATCCGAGCCTCGTCCGACGTGTCGCCCTCGCAGCTCATTCCGACCCCGACGATCCTCACATGACTGGTTTTCGCCGCGACGGAACCTACGTCGTCGCCGCCGATTCTGCCGATCGTGTGCACCTCGCCGAGACGCGAGATTTCCAGGAATCGTTCGGCATGAAGGCCACCCAGGTGACGGTTCGCCAGCTGCGGAAATCTGAGCCGTCGCTCAGCCCGAACCTGTCCGGTGCCGTGCATATCCCGGGCGATCACCAAATCGATCCCCGAGTCTTCGGCGACCTCATTATCGGCGCGCTGAAGAATCGTGGCGTGGAAATCGTGAAGAGATCGGCCACTCCTTTCGACGTGAATCCCGACGACGTCACCATCGTCGTCAATGGACTCGGCGCGTCCGAGTTCTTCCCGTACCTGCAGCTGCGTCCGGTGTGGGGTGACGTTCTCCGTTTGCGCGTGCCGGCGGAACTCGACCCGCTGGTCACATCGGTAATTCGGGGATTTGTCCGGGATCGTCCGGTGTACGTGGTGCCGCGCATCGATGGCGGTTTGGTATTGGGGGCCACGAGCCGGGAGGACGGCCGCGGTCAGCCGCTGGTGGGTGGCGCGCTGGACCTCATGCGCGATGCTGACACTATCTGCCCGGGGATTCGCGAATGCACGATCGAGGAGATCACGGCGGGTGCTCGGCCGGGCACGCCGGATGACCTGCCTTATATTGGCATCGACGACGGTACCGGCGCTGTTGTTTCCACGGGCTATTTCCGCCACGGCATTCTGTTGACTGCGCTGGGCGCCCGGGTGGGGGCGGCGCTTGCTATTGCTGGCAGGGAAACGGCTGCTAGTGAGTCCGGTGCCGTGGTTGGGCAAGCCTTAGTGGCAGCTGCGGATTCGATGACGGACGAACACGGCTCCTTAGAAAAGCGCTTAGCAGACGCTGACGAACTCCTTACCAGGGCGGATGATGACGATACTCCGGAACTGACCTTGAGCGACATTCTTGCTGCTACGGATATTCACCGTGATGTGTAG
- a CDS encoding thiamine phosphate synthase codes for MASTDTDFRLYLVTSGTDRHTVDTAAKVAAAGAGVVQVRAKDLSTRDLLSLVTECATAVYRANPHTKVVVDDRADVAYAARRAGVPVNGVHLGQNDLPPDAARDMLGPDALIGLTTGTLPLVEAAEEFHSSHPGVIDYIGAGPFRPTPTKDSGRAPIGVDGYRPLVAATTLPIVAIGDVTPDDVAALSTTGIAGCAMVRALMHSDNPGELARRALDSFRSE; via the coding sequence ATGGCCTCCACTGACACGGATTTCCGCCTCTACCTGGTCACGTCTGGGACCGACCGGCACACTGTTGACACCGCGGCGAAGGTCGCGGCGGCTGGGGCCGGCGTCGTCCAAGTGCGCGCGAAGGACCTCTCCACGCGGGACTTGCTCAGTCTTGTGACGGAATGTGCCACCGCTGTTTACCGGGCAAATCCTCACACGAAAGTCGTCGTCGACGACCGAGCCGACGTGGCCTACGCTGCTCGACGCGCCGGGGTCCCTGTCAATGGCGTTCACCTGGGACAAAATGATCTTCCCCCGGATGCGGCCCGCGACATGCTCGGTCCGGATGCTCTCATTGGGTTAACGACCGGAACCCTGCCGCTTGTCGAGGCCGCGGAAGAGTTCCACAGCTCGCACCCAGGAGTTATTGACTACATCGGTGCGGGCCCTTTCCGGCCGACGCCAACGAAGGATTCGGGCCGCGCGCCCATCGGTGTTGACGGTTATCGGCCGCTCGTCGCGGCGACAACCTTGCCCATTGTCGCCATCGGGGACGTAACACCCGACGACGTTGCGGCGCTGAGCACTACCGGTATCGCCGGGTGCGCAATGGTGCGAGCGTTGATGCACTCTGATAACCCCGGCGAGTTAGCCCGACGTGCGTTGGACAGTTTCCGTAGCGAGTGA
- a CDS encoding alpha-amylase family protein — translation MFSPQSDDPSDGETPDNERSDAPTPDHAPSAANSEHNVDKPGKLRRLEAWLDYAIELGCSGILLGPIFESTAHGYDTTNHLRIDPRLGSLDDFDHLMGECSKRGLKVMLDGVFNHVGTQHPLVAESIERARAGAEQTPVKTHTHDGEIVSVPWEGNLDLAELDHSDSRVADMVVEIMEYWLDRGITGWRLDAAYSVPTEFWRTVIDRVRAHYPDAVFLGEIIHGEEQGGYIEFAAQSHMDSITQYEVWQAIWSSIKNANMWELDHALGRHQTFVEQGAAVANNQPDKRPILPLTFIGNHDVSRIASVVGDNGAVLAAVAQLTLPGMPSIYYGDEQGFRGEKQDGLYADADIRPPLPASPADLLPTGEWLHEIYQRLIGIRRDHPWIAHGDLEVENVEDHTITFAVTGQPEGDQTPERQELQNPSPQNQTLRTMISRAPDRAVVTVDDEQVFYWEQQ, via the coding sequence ATGTTCAGCCCCCAATCCGACGACCCATCCGACGGAGAAACACCGGACAACGAACGGTCCGACGCGCCGACGCCCGACCACGCTCCATCCGCGGCCAACTCCGAGCACAACGTCGATAAGCCTGGAAAATTACGGCGACTGGAAGCCTGGCTGGATTATGCCATTGAGCTGGGCTGTTCGGGGATCTTGCTCGGGCCTATTTTCGAGTCGACGGCGCACGGATATGACACCACGAATCACCTGCGGATCGACCCACGGTTAGGGTCACTGGACGATTTTGATCACCTGATGGGGGAGTGCTCGAAGCGCGGCCTCAAGGTGATGCTGGATGGTGTGTTTAACCACGTGGGGACGCAGCATCCGCTGGTGGCCGAGTCGATTGAGCGCGCGCGTGCGGGGGCCGAGCAGACTCCGGTGAAAACGCACACGCACGACGGGGAGATCGTGTCGGTCCCGTGGGAGGGGAACCTCGACCTGGCTGAGCTGGACCATTCGGACTCGCGCGTAGCCGACATGGTCGTGGAGATCATGGAGTATTGGTTGGATCGCGGGATCACCGGGTGGCGGCTCGATGCCGCGTACTCCGTGCCCACCGAATTTTGGCGGACCGTTATCGACCGCGTGCGCGCCCACTATCCCGATGCCGTGTTCCTCGGTGAAATCATCCACGGCGAGGAACAGGGCGGGTACATCGAGTTCGCTGCGCAGTCCCACATGGACTCGATCACACAATATGAGGTGTGGCAGGCCATCTGGAGCAGCATTAAAAACGCGAACATGTGGGAGCTGGACCACGCGCTCGGCCGCCACCAGACCTTTGTGGAGCAGGGCGCAGCCGTCGCTAATAATCAGCCCGACAAGCGGCCGATCCTTCCGTTGACGTTCATTGGCAACCACGATGTATCGCGCATTGCTTCGGTGGTGGGGGATAACGGCGCGGTGCTCGCTGCCGTCGCGCAGTTGACGCTGCCCGGTATGCCAAGCATTTATTACGGCGATGAGCAGGGCTTTCGGGGTGAAAAGCAGGATGGCTTGTATGCCGACGCCGACATTCGACCGCCCCTGCCGGCTTCCCCAGCAGATTTATTGCCGACGGGGGAATGGCTGCATGAGATTTATCAGCGGTTAATTGGGATTCGTCGGGACCATCCGTGGATTGCACATGGCGACCTTGAAGTGGAAAACGTTGAAGATCACACGATCACATTTGCTGTGACGGGGCAGCCGGAGGGTGACCAGACGCCGGAGCGCCAAGAGCTGCAGAACCCATCGCCGCAGAATCAGACGTTGCGGACGATGATTAGTCGGGCCCCGGATCGTGCAGTGGTGACCGTCGATGACGAGCAAGTTTTCTATTGGGAGCAGCAGTAG
- a CDS encoding thiazole synthase, whose protein sequence is MTHNATRDDDPTNITPTDVDDAPSPDAHVGDPDHWALADRDLTSRLFLGTGGMTSLDIMEKALVASESNVATVAMRRHQAGKADVFGMLRRHNVHILPNTAGCKTARDAVLTAKMAREALDTDWIKLEVVADDDTLLPDAVELVDAAEQLVNDGFHVLSYTNDDPIVARRLVNAGVDAVMPGGSPIGTGLGILNPHNIEMIVKEAGDIPVVLDAGVGTASEAALAMELGCSAVLVASSVTRSHDPEAMAKAMASGVRAGYWAHQAGRIPKRHHAVASSPLEGRAWADVVI, encoded by the coding sequence ATGACACACAACGCAACCAGGGACGATGATCCTACGAACATCACACCGACGGACGTAGACGACGCCCCATCCCCCGACGCCCACGTAGGCGACCCCGATCACTGGGCACTGGCCGATCGGGACCTCACCTCGCGACTGTTCCTCGGCACGGGCGGAATGACGTCGCTAGATATCATGGAAAAAGCGCTGGTGGCGTCGGAAAGCAACGTGGCGACGGTCGCGATGCGTCGGCACCAAGCAGGAAAAGCGGACGTTTTCGGGATGCTCCGCCGGCACAATGTCCACATCCTGCCCAACACGGCCGGCTGCAAAACGGCGCGAGACGCCGTGCTGACCGCGAAAATGGCGCGGGAAGCGCTGGATACGGACTGGATCAAGCTCGAGGTTGTTGCCGATGACGACACTCTTCTGCCTGATGCTGTCGAACTTGTCGACGCCGCAGAACAGCTGGTTAACGACGGATTCCACGTGCTGTCGTACACGAACGACGACCCCATTGTTGCGCGCCGGCTGGTGAACGCGGGGGTGGACGCCGTGATGCCTGGTGGCTCGCCGATTGGTACGGGCCTGGGGATTCTCAACCCGCACAACATCGAAATGATTGTGAAAGAAGCCGGCGATATCCCGGTGGTGTTGGATGCGGGTGTGGGGACGGCGTCGGAGGCGGCGCTGGCCATGGAGTTGGGATGCTCCGCCGTGCTGGTGGCCAGTTCCGTTACGCGCAGCCACGATCCGGAAGCGATGGCGAAGGCGATGGCCAGTGGTGTTCGCGCTGGTTATTGGGCGCATCAGGCGGGGAGGATTCCGAAGCGGCATCATGCTGTGGCGTCCTCGCCGCTGGAGGGGAGGGCATGGGCCGATGTCGTCATCTAG